Proteins encoded in a region of the Streptomyces sp. PCS3-D2 genome:
- a CDS encoding polysaccharide deacetylase family protein, whose amino-acid sequence MTISVRKVAAAAALSAALAASLAGCGGGSGTKDTGREARTGTPPASAPAASAPGTAAASSPSSSPGTPGAPLAGAPGTAPTLAPGPNGLTPVFERAGQRTDKTVALTFDADMTSDQGPRAAGGERFDNPQLISALRTLKVPSTIFMTGRWAEEYPDQAKAIGTDPNFEIANHSYSHHAFTSPCYGLPRLDGAAARADVDRAFAAFRQAGAVNTVPYFRFPGGCYDDPALRALSTAKVTAVQWDVVSGDAFATDPDAVAEQVLAGVKPGSVVVMHCTRSAAPVTEEAVRKIVPELRKRGYRFVKVSQLIGT is encoded by the coding sequence GTGACCATTTCTGTGCGCAAGGTTGCGGCCGCGGCCGCACTCAGTGCCGCCCTCGCCGCTTCCCTCGCGGGCTGCGGGGGCGGATCCGGCACCAAGGACACCGGCCGTGAAGCCCGCACGGGCACGCCGCCGGCGTCCGCCCCCGCGGCTTCCGCGCCCGGCACCGCGGCCGCCTCCTCCCCGAGCTCCTCCCCCGGCACCCCGGGCGCCCCGCTCGCCGGCGCGCCCGGCACGGCACCGACGCTCGCGCCCGGCCCGAACGGCCTGACCCCCGTCTTCGAACGGGCCGGGCAGCGCACGGACAAGACCGTGGCGCTCACCTTCGACGCCGACATGACCTCCGACCAGGGGCCGCGCGCGGCCGGCGGGGAGCGCTTCGACAACCCTCAACTGATCTCGGCGCTGCGGACCCTCAAGGTACCTTCGACGATCTTCATGACGGGCCGCTGGGCCGAGGAGTACCCGGACCAGGCCAAGGCCATCGGGACCGACCCGAACTTCGAGATCGCCAACCACTCCTACAGCCACCACGCCTTCACCTCCCCCTGCTACGGGTTGCCCCGGCTCGACGGCGCCGCCGCGCGCGCCGACGTGGACCGGGCCTTCGCCGCGTTCCGCCAGGCAGGCGCCGTCAACACGGTCCCGTACTTCCGCTTCCCCGGCGGCTGCTACGACGACCCGGCGCTGCGGGCCCTGTCCACGGCCAAGGTCACGGCGGTCCAGTGGGACGTGGTCAGCGGGGACGCCTTCGCGACGGACCCGGACGCGGTGGCCGAGCAGGTCCTCGCCGGGGTGAAGCCCGGCTCCGTGGTCGTGATGCACTGCACGCGCAGCGCCGCCCCGGTCACCGAGGAGGCCGTCCGGAAGATCGTCCCGGAACTGCGCAAGCGCGGCTACCGCTTCGTAAAGGTCTCACAGCTGATCGGGACGTAG
- a CDS encoding alpha/beta hydrolase produces MRTPTAHHGAAAAALLLALCAPTAVAAPAPRPPQPPQPPVGTPSAGATGSADAESAGAALVARRAALAAASRRGGASGLDFRTCPAVEELPSRVRCATLRVPLDYARPDGPQISLTVSRAAATGAGGAARQGALVQNPGGPGASGMRFPLVAGLPGWERIAAAYDLVGYAPRGVGRSAPLSCTDPAARPHGPVQEQVHPSPAYKAERLTRAREYARGCARRAGAALPYYTTLNNARDLHVLRAALGEEKLTFMGASYGTYLGAVYATQYPRHVRRMVLDSAVDPDPRRVWYRNNLDQARGFEGRWHDFRTWVARHHGTYGLGTTPAAVQAGYERVRDAVSRTPAGGTVGTGELRAAFLQAAYYDDVWPERAAALAAFLRGDPSLLAAQATPDPATAAAAENATAVYTAVLCNDASWPADWETWDRDNTELARTAPFETWANAFLNLPCASWPVSGPRAPVAVGAQPERLPRTLVVAAERDGATPYPGALELQRRLGAGASLVTETGAGSHGVVGGRNGCVDRHVERYLLTGATPGWRATCAPHPEPAPVSLDDGAAGARRALLPPVV; encoded by the coding sequence ATGCGCACGCCGACCGCACACCACGGGGCCGCCGCGGCCGCACTGCTGCTCGCCCTGTGCGCGCCCACCGCGGTGGCCGCCCCGGCTCCGCGGCCCCCGCAGCCCCCGCAGCCCCCGGTGGGTACCCCATCCGCCGGCGCCACCGGATCCGCCGACGCCGAGAGCGCCGGAGCCGCCCTCGTGGCCCGCCGCGCGGCCCTCGCAGCCGCCTCCCGGCGCGGCGGGGCCTCCGGCCTCGACTTCCGTACCTGCCCCGCCGTCGAGGAACTGCCGTCCCGTGTCCGGTGCGCCACCCTGCGCGTACCGCTCGACTACGCCCGCCCCGACGGCCCGCAGATCTCCCTGACCGTCAGCCGCGCCGCCGCCACCGGGGCCGGCGGCGCGGCCCGCCAGGGCGCGCTCGTCCAGAACCCGGGCGGCCCCGGAGCCTCCGGAATGCGCTTCCCACTCGTCGCCGGCCTGCCCGGCTGGGAGCGGATCGCCGCCGCCTACGACCTCGTCGGCTACGCCCCGCGGGGGGTCGGGCGCTCGGCCCCGCTGTCCTGCACGGACCCGGCGGCCCGCCCCCACGGGCCCGTACAGGAACAGGTCCACCCCTCCCCCGCGTACAAGGCGGAACGGCTGACGCGGGCCCGCGAGTACGCGCGGGGGTGCGCGCGCCGGGCCGGTGCCGCGCTGCCGTACTACACGACGCTGAACAACGCCCGTGACCTGCACGTGCTGCGGGCCGCGCTCGGCGAGGAGAAGCTGACCTTCATGGGCGCCTCGTACGGCACCTACCTCGGCGCCGTCTACGCCACCCAATACCCTCGCCACGTCCGCCGGATGGTCCTCGACTCGGCGGTGGATCCCGATCCGCGCCGCGTCTGGTACCGCAACAACCTCGACCAGGCACGTGGGTTCGAGGGCCGCTGGCACGACTTCCGCACCTGGGTGGCCCGCCACCACGGCACGTACGGGCTCGGCACCACCCCGGCAGCCGTGCAGGCGGGCTACGAGCGGGTCCGTGACGCGGTGTCCCGCACCCCGGCGGGCGGCACCGTCGGAACCGGCGAGCTGCGGGCCGCCTTCCTCCAGGCGGCCTACTACGACGACGTCTGGCCGGAACGGGCCGCGGCCCTGGCCGCCTTCCTGCGCGGGGATCCCTCACTGCTGGCCGCCCAGGCCACGCCCGACCCGGCGACGGCGGCCGCGGCCGAGAACGCGACGGCCGTCTACACGGCGGTGCTGTGCAACGACGCCTCCTGGCCGGCGGACTGGGAGACCTGGGACCGCGACAACACCGAGCTGGCGCGAACGGCCCCCTTCGAGACCTGGGCCAACGCCTTCCTCAACCTGCCGTGCGCGTCCTGGCCGGTGTCCGGGCCGCGCGCGCCCGTGGCGGTGGGGGCGCAGCCCGAGCGGCTGCCGCGGACCCTCGTGGTCGCGGCGGAACGGGACGGCGCGACGCCGTACCCGGGCGCGCTGGAACTCCAGCGGCGGCTCGGCGCCGGGGCGTCACTGGTGACGGAGACGGGGGCCGGTTCCCACGGAGTCGTCGGCGGACGCAACGGCTGTGTGGACCGGCATGTGGAGCGGTATCTGCTGACGGGCGCCACCCCGGGGTGGCGCGCCACGTGCGCGCCGCATCCGGAGCCCGCACCGGTGTCGCTGGACGACGGGGCGGCGGGCGCCCGCAGGGCGCTGCTGCCGCCGGTCGTCTGA
- a CDS encoding DUF692 domain-containing protein: MEPMAHLGVGIGWRPEIADAVERLHGLDWVEVVAENICPGHLPEALGRLRERGTRIVPHGVSLGLGGADRPDPQKLAALGERAVALGAPLVTEHIAFVRTSSPVLEAGHLLPVPRTRDALDVLCENVRIAQDALPVPLALENIAALFSWPGEEMTEGQFLTELVERTGVRLLVDVANLHTNRVNRGEDPTAVLDAIPLEALAYVHVAGGIERGGVWHDTHAHPVPPVVLALLAELRSRVEPAGVLLERDDDFPPETELAAELAAIRQVVTADRTAPAASGAEPGAVQELPGQGAGEATRTRVALGQAALLSALVAGTPVPEGFDRARIRVQARALAAKRADVVAKVAPELPGILGGREPYRTAFLGYAKGRPMTAGYRRDALDFAEHLLIRDLPADPAARRRLTAWWRERAGARPPRRIVRWARALTGRAA, encoded by the coding sequence ATGGAGCCCATGGCACACCTGGGGGTGGGCATCGGCTGGCGGCCGGAGATCGCGGATGCGGTCGAACGGCTGCACGGCCTGGACTGGGTCGAGGTGGTGGCCGAGAACATCTGCCCGGGCCACCTGCCCGAGGCTCTCGGACGGCTGCGCGAGCGGGGCACCCGCATCGTGCCGCACGGGGTGTCGCTCGGCCTCGGCGGGGCCGACCGCCCGGATCCGCAGAAGCTCGCGGCGCTCGGCGAGCGGGCGGTGGCGCTGGGGGCGCCGCTCGTCACCGAGCACATCGCCTTCGTACGGACCTCCTCGCCGGTGCTGGAGGCCGGGCACCTGCTGCCGGTGCCGCGCACCCGCGACGCACTGGACGTGCTCTGCGAGAACGTACGGATCGCGCAGGACGCGCTGCCGGTGCCGCTGGCGCTGGAGAACATCGCCGCGCTGTTCTCGTGGCCGGGCGAGGAGATGACGGAGGGGCAGTTCCTCACCGAACTGGTCGAGCGGACCGGGGTCCGGCTGCTCGTCGACGTGGCCAACCTGCACACCAACCGGGTCAACCGGGGCGAGGACCCGACCGCCGTCCTGGACGCGATCCCGCTGGAGGCCCTGGCGTACGTGCACGTCGCGGGCGGCATCGAACGGGGCGGCGTGTGGCACGACACCCACGCGCACCCCGTACCGCCGGTCGTCCTCGCGCTGCTGGCCGAGCTGCGCTCCCGGGTGGAGCCGGCGGGCGTCCTGCTGGAGCGGGACGACGATTTCCCGCCCGAGACGGAGCTGGCGGCCGAACTGGCCGCGATCCGCCAGGTCGTGACGGCCGACCGGACGGCCCCGGCGGCATCCGGGGCCGAGCCGGGAGCCGTCCAGGAACTCCCGGGGCAGGGAGCCGGCGAGGCCACGCGGACCCGCGTGGCACTGGGACAGGCGGCCCTGCTGTCCGCGCTCGTGGCCGGGACCCCCGTGCCCGAGGGCTTCGACCGTGCGCGCATCCGCGTGCAGGCGCGGGCGCTGGCCGCCAAGCGGGCCGATGTGGTCGCCAAGGTGGCTCCGGAACTGCCCGGGATCCTCGGCGGCCGCGAACCGTACCGCACGGCCTTCCTCGGCTACGCGAAGGGCCGCCCCATGACCGCGGGATACCGCAGGGACGCCCTGGACTTCGCCGAGCACCTGCTGATCCGGGACCTTCCGGCCGACCCGGCCGCCCGGCGCCGGCTCACCGCCTGGTGGCGGGAGCGGGCGGGGGCGAGGCCGCCGCGCCGTATCGTCCGCTGGGCCCGGGCGCTCACGGGGAGGGCCGCGTGA
- a CDS encoding AIM24 family protein — translation MKSDLFASEHLARAAAAPGMSLQNAKSVKYNVNGEMLARQGSMVAFRGNLQFERKGQGIGGMLKRAVTGEGLALMSVRGQGEAWFAHQAGDCFIIDLEPGDALTVNGRNVLCFDPTLSYEIKMVKGAGMTGGGLFNSVFTGTGKLAVVCDGHPIIIPVTAQAPVYVDTDAVVGWSARLETGLHRSQSVGSMIRGGSGEAVQLKLSGEGFVIVRPSELTETAVAR, via the coding sequence ATGAAGAGTGATCTTTTTGCGTCCGAGCACCTGGCCCGGGCAGCCGCTGCCCCCGGGATGAGCCTCCAGAACGCCAAATCGGTGAAGTACAACGTCAACGGGGAGATGCTGGCCCGTCAGGGATCCATGGTCGCCTTCCGCGGCAATCTGCAGTTCGAGCGCAAGGGACAGGGCATAGGCGGCATGCTCAAGCGCGCCGTCACGGGCGAGGGCCTGGCGCTGATGTCCGTACGCGGCCAGGGCGAGGCCTGGTTCGCCCACCAGGCGGGTGACTGCTTCATCATCGACCTCGAACCCGGAGACGCCCTCACCGTCAACGGGCGCAACGTGCTGTGCTTCGACCCGACGCTGTCCTACGAGATCAAGATGGTCAAGGGCGCCGGCATGACCGGCGGCGGCCTCTTCAACAGCGTCTTCACCGGCACCGGCAAGCTCGCCGTGGTCTGCGACGGACACCCGATCATCATCCCGGTCACGGCCCAGGCCCCCGTCTACGTCGACACGGACGCGGTGGTCGGCTGGAGCGCCCGGCTGGAGACCGGGCTGCACCGTTCCCAGTCGGTCGGGTCGATGATCCGTGGCGGCTCCGGCGAGGCGGTCCAGCTGAAGCTGAGCGGCGAGGGATTCGTCATCGTCCGGCCGAGCGAGCTCACCGAGACGGCGGTCGCGCGGTGA
- a CDS encoding TIGR04222 domain-containing membrane protein, with protein MNVLAAAVWLAVAVSCGLLLRGLRRARPAGAAPSAALRDLSEAAFLVGGPGTVVDAALVSMLGDGRLVVGGPGIVQVRPGARAGGPAERAVLQAHAGAPSGWLYQVRYAAMRDPAVQRIGDALAARGLLAPPGGGRTWRRWGLVQAIVCAVWLLVSIPLTVVGFALDPDPGVPFIALVAPVLLAGIVLGLFCMARAGNRITRAGRRALLAMRSAYVNDPTPHVHTALFGLRGLRDPFLRQQLVPAARGTRLAAAQAGARPHRPDTRSSSSDSSPELLPVMWCATSDGGGGSGSGCGSSGGGCGGGGGSGCSGGGGSGSSCGGSSSGCSSSSGSSCSSSSSSSCSSSS; from the coding sequence GTGAACGTCCTCGCCGCGGCCGTCTGGCTCGCCGTCGCCGTCTCCTGCGGCCTCCTCCTGCGCGGGCTGCGTCGCGCCCGGCCCGCGGGCGCGGCCCCCTCGGCCGCCCTGCGCGACCTGTCCGAGGCCGCCTTCCTGGTGGGCGGCCCCGGCACCGTGGTGGACGCCGCGCTCGTCTCGATGCTCGGGGACGGCCGGCTCGTCGTCGGCGGCCCCGGCATCGTCCAGGTGCGCCCGGGAGCGCGGGCCGGCGGCCCCGCCGAGCGGGCCGTGCTCCAGGCGCATGCCGGAGCCCCCTCGGGCTGGCTCTACCAGGTGCGCTATGCCGCCATGCGCGACCCGGCCGTGCAGCGGATCGGGGACGCGCTGGCCGCCCGCGGGCTTCTCGCGCCGCCCGGCGGCGGCCGGACCTGGCGCCGCTGGGGGCTGGTCCAGGCCATCGTGTGCGCGGTCTGGCTGCTGGTCTCGATCCCGCTGACGGTCGTGGGCTTCGCCCTCGACCCCGACCCCGGTGTGCCGTTCATCGCGCTGGTGGCGCCCGTGCTGCTGGCGGGCATCGTCCTGGGCCTGTTCTGCATGGCCCGCGCCGGGAACCGGATCACCCGGGCCGGGCGGCGGGCGCTGCTCGCCATGCGCTCCGCGTACGTGAACGACCCCACCCCGCACGTGCACACCGCGCTCTTCGGCCTGCGCGGCCTGCGCGATCCCTTCCTGCGCCAGCAGTTGGTGCCCGCCGCGCGCGGCACCCGGCTGGCGGCCGCGCAGGCGGGTGCGCGCCCACACCGCCCGGACACCCGCTCGTCCTCGTCCGACTCCTCGCCCGAGCTGCTGCCGGTGATGTGGTGCGCCACGAGCGACGGGGGCGGCGGGAGCGGTTCGGGCTGCGGCTCCTCCGGCGGCGGCTGCGGAGGCGGTGGCGGATCCGGCTGCTCGGGCGGTGGCGGTAGCGGTTCGAGCTGTGGCGGCTCCTCCTCCGGTTGTTCGAGTTCGAGCGGCTCCAGCTGTTCGAGTTCGAGCAGCTCCAGCTGCTCCAGCAGTTCCTGA
- a CDS encoding helix-turn-helix domain-containing protein, whose product MKPKNGGTLSITPAVREASRAKDYGKVIELVRRGARLTQTQLGQVCGLSQSAVSRLEKRGPGAYATDVLAVMAAHLGVPASLLGLADAAVRDGYEDMRRRNFIGGFAAAAVATALPALPDPGEGVGQAATLRLGTASYRRLDGATPSRDLSAAVQSHLRLVQAVSRAAGDDRQRARASRLSGVRRRACWAGCRGTWAITVQRAAGTPQRSRRRGLRGIPCWLPTRPGAWPSSRRTPGTGCRP is encoded by the coding sequence GTGAAACCCAAAAATGGGGGCACGTTGAGCATCACGCCGGCGGTCAGAGAAGCGTCCAGGGCCAAGGACTACGGCAAGGTCATTGAGCTGGTGCGCAGGGGCGCGAGGCTGACGCAGACCCAGTTAGGCCAGGTCTGCGGACTGTCACAATCGGCAGTCTCCCGGCTGGAGAAGCGCGGGCCCGGGGCGTACGCGACAGACGTCCTGGCGGTGATGGCGGCCCACCTGGGCGTCCCCGCCTCCCTCTTGGGACTCGCGGACGCAGCGGTACGAGATGGGTACGAAGACATGCGACGACGAAACTTCATAGGTGGATTCGCCGCAGCCGCCGTCGCCACAGCACTCCCAGCGCTTCCCGACCCGGGTGAGGGTGTCGGACAGGCCGCAACCCTCAGGCTCGGCACGGCGTCATACCGGCGCCTGGACGGAGCCACACCCTCCCGTGACCTGTCGGCCGCGGTGCAGTCGCACCTGCGGCTTGTGCAGGCCGTGAGCCGGGCGGCTGGAGACGACCGGCAGCGCGCGCGCGCCTCGCGGCTGTCGGGAGTGAGGCGGCGAGCCTGCTGGGCTGGCTGTCGTGGGACATGGGCGATCACGGTTCAGCGCGCAGCTGGTACGCCTCAGCGATCAAGGCGGCGAGGACTGCGGGGGATCCCCTGCTGGCTGCCTACCAGGCCGGGAGCATGGCCCAGTTCGAGGCGGACGCCGGGAACGGGGTGCAGGCCTTGA
- the hemQ gene encoding hydrogen peroxide-dependent heme synthase, which produces MTAPEKIPNAGKKAKDLNEVIRYTLWSVFKLKDVLPEDRAGFADEVQELFDQLAAKDITVRGTYDVSGLRADADIMIWWHAETADELQSAYNLFRRTKLGRAMEPVWSNMALHRPAEFNKSHIPAFLADEVARDYVSVYPFVRSYDWYLLPDEDRRRMLADHGKMARGYPDVRANTVASFSLGDYEWLLAFEADELYRIVDLMRHLRASEARMHVREEVPFYTGRRKSVADLVAGLA; this is translated from the coding sequence ATGACTGCACCAGAGAAGATTCCCAACGCGGGGAAGAAGGCGAAGGACCTCAACGAGGTCATCCGCTACACCCTGTGGTCCGTCTTCAAGCTGAAGGACGTCCTGCCGGAGGACCGCGCCGGTTTCGCCGACGAGGTCCAGGAGCTGTTCGACCAGCTGGCCGCCAAGGACATCACCGTCCGCGGCACCTATGACGTCTCCGGCCTGCGTGCCGACGCCGACATCATGATCTGGTGGCACGCGGAGACCGCGGACGAGCTGCAGAGCGCGTACAACCTGTTCCGCCGCACCAAGCTGGGCCGCGCGATGGAGCCGGTGTGGTCGAACATGGCCCTGCACCGCCCGGCCGAGTTCAACAAGTCGCACATCCCGGCCTTCCTGGCCGACGAGGTCGCCCGCGACTACGTCAGCGTCTACCCCTTCGTCCGCAGCTACGACTGGTACCTGCTGCCCGACGAGGACCGCCGTCGGATGCTCGCCGACCACGGCAAGATGGCCCGCGGTTACCCGGACGTGCGCGCCAACACCGTCGCCTCCTTCTCGCTGGGCGACTACGAGTGGCTGCTCGCCTTCGAGGCGGACGAGCTGTACCGCATCGTCGACCTCATGCGTCACCTGCGCGCCTCCGAGGCCCGCATGCACGTCCGTGAGGAGGTGCCCTTCTACACCGGGCGCCGCAAGTCCGTCGCCGACCTGGTGGCCGGGCTCGCCTGA
- a CDS encoding class I SAM-dependent methyltransferase has translation MEVGRGAAVLELGCGKGDRLAALAALGVRPVGVDISAVQVAAAATRWGSTVEVHQADALHFLSHTSDYYDAVYSAFGAHWFTDPDVLLPAIRERLRPGGTLVLAHLPPGDRIEPDEPTVVRSTLAMVLRWEGEAHQWASLLRHHGFVAPSACAILPPHGARTERTVVLRSRVPARPPRTAQGTTTPAT, from the coding sequence TTGGAAGTCGGCCGCGGGGCCGCCGTACTGGAACTCGGGTGCGGAAAGGGCGACCGCCTCGCCGCCCTGGCCGCGCTCGGCGTACGACCCGTCGGAGTCGACATCTCAGCCGTGCAGGTCGCGGCGGCGGCCACCCGCTGGGGGTCGACGGTCGAAGTGCACCAGGCCGACGCACTCCATTTCCTCAGCCACACCTCGGACTACTACGACGCCGTGTATTCGGCCTTCGGAGCGCACTGGTTCACGGACCCGGACGTACTTCTTCCCGCCATCCGCGAGCGTCTCCGGCCCGGCGGAACCCTCGTCCTTGCCCACCTACCACCGGGAGACCGCATCGAGCCCGACGAGCCGACCGTCGTACGATCCACGCTGGCGATGGTGCTCCGCTGGGAGGGCGAGGCGCACCAGTGGGCCAGCCTCTTACGCCACCACGGATTCGTAGCCCCGTCAGCGTGTGCCATCCTCCCGCCTCACGGCGCCCGAACGGAGCGCACCGTCGTCCTCCGCAGCCGAGTGCCCGCACGACCGCCGCGCACGGCCCAAGGCACAACGACCCCGGCCACCTGA
- a CDS encoding aminoacyl-tRNA hydrolase: MSSQHTDDTSGVPAVGADSAFRREHVLRDEAPQFVLPLVVRIEKAEPPARTDALETAARAVLVLLTDERADGEGEWAQAVRDWQDARIRKVVRRARGAEWRKAQALPGVTVHGEAAQVRVFPPVPLDGWPKELAKLQVSGTDLDDPEPAAEADASALPVLWLNPGLEMSAGKAMAQAGHAAQLAWWELTRAERAAWQESGFRLAVRTAARERWTELSGSGLPVVRDAGFTEIAPGSATVVAEHPALRARL; the protein is encoded by the coding sequence ATGAGCAGCCAGCACACCGACGACACCTCCGGCGTACCCGCGGTCGGGGCCGACAGTGCCTTCCGACGGGAGCACGTACTGCGCGACGAGGCCCCGCAGTTCGTCCTGCCGCTGGTGGTCCGCATCGAGAAGGCGGAGCCCCCGGCCCGGACCGATGCCCTGGAGACCGCGGCACGGGCCGTGTTGGTCCTGCTCACCGACGAGCGGGCGGACGGCGAGGGCGAGTGGGCGCAGGCGGTCCGGGACTGGCAGGACGCGCGGATCCGCAAGGTGGTCCGGCGGGCGCGCGGGGCGGAGTGGCGCAAGGCGCAGGCCCTGCCCGGCGTCACGGTCCACGGCGAGGCGGCACAGGTCCGGGTGTTCCCTCCGGTGCCCCTCGACGGCTGGCCCAAGGAGCTCGCCAAGCTGCAGGTGTCGGGCACCGACCTCGACGACCCGGAGCCGGCCGCCGAGGCCGACGCCTCCGCCCTGCCGGTGCTGTGGCTCAACCCCGGTCTGGAGATGTCGGCCGGCAAGGCGATGGCCCAGGCCGGGCACGCGGCGCAGCTGGCGTGGTGGGAGCTGACGCGGGCGGAGCGGGCCGCCTGGCAGGAGTCGGGCTTCCGCCTGGCCGTGCGCACGGCCGCGCGCGAGCGGTGGACGGAGCTGAGCGGGAGCGGGCTGCCGGTGGTCCGCGACGCCGGGTTCACCGAGATCGCGCCCGGCAGCGCGACGGTGGTCGCCGAGCACCCGGCGCTGCGGGCCCGGCTCTGA
- the hemG gene encoding protoporphyrinogen oxidase: MHEADMRTDRSAGPTRPDGSPSHVVVIGGGIAGLAAAHRLLAEGARVTLLEAGARLGGKLYSGELAGARVDLGAESVLARRPEAVALAEAVGLADAVQPPATATAHLWTRGALRPMPRGHVMGVPGDLGPLAASGVLSAEGLARIEAERTLPPTEIGEDVAVGAYVAARLGREVVDRLVEPLLGGVYAGDAYRISMRAAVPQLFEAARRHALLGDGVRELQRATQSGPQQAGPVFAGIDGGIGRLPLAVADACRRAGARIVTGAPVREVLRTTDGWRVVAAGETVDADGVVLAVPAGPAARLLDALAPAAAAELDQVEYASMALVTMAFRRGDLPSAVTGGGASGFLVPPVDGRTIKASTFSSNKWAWAGRDTDLFLLRTSVGRYADERDLDREDGELVEVSLTDLGEAVGLTARPVASTVTRWDGGLPQYPVGHLGRVARIRGAVEALPGLAVCGALYDGVGIPACIASAGRAADTVIAALAARTAPLAPTTDQRTGQ, from the coding sequence ATGCACGAAGCGGACATGCGTACGGATCGATCGGCGGGCCCCACCCGGCCGGACGGCTCCCCGAGCCACGTCGTCGTCATCGGCGGCGGCATCGCGGGCCTCGCGGCGGCCCACCGGCTGCTCGCCGAAGGCGCCCGCGTCACGCTCCTGGAAGCGGGAGCGAGGCTCGGCGGAAAGCTGTACTCCGGTGAACTCGCCGGAGCCCGCGTGGACCTCGGCGCCGAGTCCGTGCTCGCCCGCCGCCCCGAGGCGGTCGCCCTCGCCGAGGCCGTGGGCCTCGCCGACGCCGTGCAGCCGCCCGCCACCGCCACCGCCCACCTGTGGACCCGCGGCGCGCTGCGGCCCATGCCGCGCGGCCACGTCATGGGCGTCCCCGGCGACCTCGGGCCGCTCGCCGCCTCCGGGGTCCTCTCCGCCGAGGGCCTCGCCCGCATCGAGGCCGAGCGGACCCTGCCGCCCACCGAGATCGGCGAGGACGTCGCCGTCGGCGCGTATGTGGCGGCCCGCCTCGGCCGCGAGGTGGTCGACCGGCTGGTGGAACCGCTGCTCGGCGGGGTCTACGCGGGCGACGCCTACCGCATCTCCATGCGGGCCGCCGTGCCCCAGCTCTTCGAGGCCGCCCGCAGGCACGCCCTGCTGGGCGACGGTGTGCGGGAACTGCAGCGCGCGACGCAGAGCGGCCCCCAGCAGGCCGGCCCGGTCTTCGCCGGCATCGACGGAGGCATCGGACGCCTCCCGCTCGCGGTGGCCGACGCCTGCCGCCGGGCCGGTGCGCGCATCGTCACCGGCGCCCCCGTGCGCGAGGTCCTCCGTACGACCGACGGATGGCGGGTCGTGGCCGCCGGGGAGACCGTCGACGCCGACGGCGTCGTCCTGGCCGTCCCGGCCGGGCCCGCCGCCCGGCTGCTCGACGCCCTCGCGCCGGCCGCCGCGGCCGAGCTGGACCAGGTCGAATACGCCTCCATGGCGCTGGTCACCATGGCCTTCCGGCGCGGTGACCTGCCGTCGGCCGTCACCGGCGGCGGCGCCAGCGGATTCCTCGTACCGCCCGTCGACGGCCGGACCATCAAGGCGTCCACCTTCTCCAGCAACAAATGGGCCTGGGCCGGCCGGGACACCGACCTCTTCCTCCTGCGCACCTCCGTCGGCCGGTACGCCGACGAGCGCGACCTCGACCGCGAGGACGGCGAACTCGTCGAGGTGTCCCTCACCGACCTCGGCGAGGCCGTGGGCCTGACGGCCCGCCCGGTCGCCTCCACGGTCACCCGCTGGGACGGCGGACTGCCCCAGTATCCGGTCGGCCACCTCGGACGGGTCGCCCGGATCCGCGGCGCCGTCGAGGCCCTGCCCGGCCTCGCGGTGTGCGGCGCGCTCTACGACGGTGTGGGCATCCCCGCCTGCATCGCGAGCGCCGGCCGGGCGGCGGACACGGTGATCGCCGCGCTCGCTGCGCGTACGGCACCCCTGGCTCCGACCACTGATCAGCGCACGGGACAATAG